The region GCACGACGGTGGAATCCCTCGAAAGTGAAAACGCGTTGCTGTGGGACAGCGGCCGCGTCGAGTCGGCTGATTGTGTGCTGATTCCTTACGCCGGCGTCACCCTGCACAGTGCGCAGACGTGCTACTGGCGGGTGCAGACATGGAACGATGCGACGGAGCCTTCGGACTGGAGCAGGGTCGCGTCGTGGGAAATGGGCCTGCTCGACGCGTCTGACTGGCAGGCGGATTGGATTGGCACTGCGATGGTTGGCGACCGACAGACCGGGACGGTGAGCCCGCTGCTGCGTCGATCATTCAATTTGCCTGCCGAGCCGGTGCGGGCACGGCTTTATGTCACCGCGCTTGGCCTGTATGAGTTTCACTTGAACGGGCAGCGGATTGGGGCGGATGTTTTCAGCCCCGGCTGGACCGACTACGCCCGTCGCCGACAGTACCAGGTGTACGACGTGACGCCGTTGCTGACGGCCGGCGCCAACGTCGCCGGGTGCATGCTCGGTGATGGCTGGTACTGCGGCCACATCGCGCAGTTCGGGCGCCAACATTACGGCGATCGCCCCAAGCTGCTCGCACAGCTTGTCATCACATGTGCCGATGGCAGCGAGCACACCATTGTCACGGACGAAAGATGGCGTTGGGCCATGGGTCCGGTGGTGGCCAATGATTTGCTGATGGGCGAAAGCTACGACGCCCGGCTGGAGCAGCCCGGATGGGACAGGCCGGGAGTCGATGAGGCACCAGCTCAATGGTTTCCTGTTCAGCGTTTTGAGGAGGTGGAGGTGCCACTGGTCGCTTCCACCGCACCGCCAGTGCGCGCTACTCAGTTGATCGAACCAATCGCGCCGCCGCGCCGGGCTGATGAGCAACACTGGTCAAGTCAGCACTGGGTGTTTGATCTTGGCCAGAACTTCAGCGGCCGAGTCCGCCTTCGGGTCAAGGGTAAGCGGGGCCAGTTGTTTCGCATTCGCCACGCGGAAATGCTTCGGCCGGACGGCAAGCTCTACGTCGAGAACCTGCGTTACGCAACCGCGACGGATTGGTATACATGTCGCGGAGACGCGGCGGGCGAAGTCTATGAGCCGCGATTTACCTTCCACGGTTTTCGTTATGTGGAAGTGCGCGGCTTCACCGAAATGCCTGACGCGTCGGCAGTGACAGGTGTCGTGCTCCATTCCGATCTGCCGACGATCGGCGAGTTTGAATGCTCCAATCCCGATGTCAATCAGTTGCAGAGCAATATCGTCTGGGGCCAGCGCAGCAACTTCCTGGAAGTACCCACGGATTGCCCTCAGCGTGATGAACGGTTGGGCTGGACGGGCGACGCGCAGGTCTTTGTGGCCACAGCGTGCTTCAATCAAGAGGTCTCGGGATTTTTCAACAAGTGGCAGGATGATCTGGCGGACGCCCAATCGCCCGAGGGGGCGTTTCCGGAGGTGGTCCCCAACGTGCTTCCCGGCGGGAAGGACGGCGGGCCGGGCTGGGCTGATGCT is a window of Phycisphaerales bacterium AB-hyl4 DNA encoding:
- a CDS encoding family 78 glycoside hydrolase catalytic domain, translating into MTVRPDRPVHLRCESHLNPLAVQRATPRLSWQYVDRQRNAIQRAYRIQVGTTVESLESENALLWDSGRVESADCVLIPYAGVTLHSAQTCYWRVQTWNDATEPSDWSRVASWEMGLLDASDWQADWIGTAMVGDRQTGTVSPLLRRSFNLPAEPVRARLYVTALGLYEFHLNGQRIGADVFSPGWTDYARRRQYQVYDVTPLLTAGANVAGCMLGDGWYCGHIAQFGRQHYGDRPKLLAQLVITCADGSEHTIVTDERWRWAMGPVVANDLLMGESYDARLEQPGWDRPGVDEAPAQWFPVQRFEEVEVPLVASTAPPVRATQLIEPIAPPRRADEQHWSSQHWVFDLGQNFSGRVRLRVKGKRGQLFRIRHAEMLRPDGKLYVENLRYATATDWYTCRGDAAGEVYEPRFTFHGFRYVEVRGFTEMPDASAVTGVVLHSDLPTIGEFECSNPDVNQLQSNIVWGQRSNFLEVPTDCPQRDERLGWTGDAQVFVATACFNQEVSGFFNKWQDDLADAQSPEGAFPEVVPNVLPGGKDGGPGWADAGLICPWTIYRRYGDRSILEQHYASMVRFVDYLEETSCDLIRAGDPSLANCGFGDWLAVDAPNPGSAPTPKDLIGTAYFAHATALMAQIAEVLGYDGDQRRFENLAAHIRRAFQKTFVSASGRVVGHTQTGYLMSLAFDLLPDEMRPIALGHLVDLIEARGDHLATGFLGTPLLAPVLSRFQRSDVAYRLLLQRTYPSWLYSVDQGATTMWERWNSYSHEHGFGDVNMNSFNHYAYGAIGQWLYATVAGIDVDVDASSAGYRHVLIRPIPGGDLTWARAALTSPYGRIATHWEREGDQFSLRVEIPANTTATVVLPTADPSTITAYAAGDHAPLDLAFAMSDEGCSCSCRIGSGAYRFDVSSPAGKGESHRDHQPQVADTTAV